The DNA window GGATCCCATTCCGAACTCCGAAGTCAAGCCCGCCTGCGGCAATGGTACTGCACCCTTAGGTGTGGAAGAGTAGCTCTGTGCAGCCTTTCATTTCTAGCCCTCACAAACCGTGAGGGCTTTTTTTTTGATCTATTTTCCTGCTTATTTTTTTTGTTTCTTTTGTTATTTCTTTTTTAATTTGCTATATTAATATAGCATCTTTATTTTTAACCTGTTACTTTAGGTATTCAAAAACATAAACTCCTACTAATAAATATATATTTGACAATTTTTACTTGCAAAGTATCATAACTTTGATTCATCACTCTTAATTATTTTTTGCAACAGAACTTCCTTTGAACCTCTATTGGAAAGGAAATAAAAGTCGTGTCTCTTCCTACTAAATTTTATTTAAGAAATATATTCTTTTTAATCATATTTCTTGCTTTTCCGTTGAAAGTTTTTCCATCAGAAAATATTAAAGTTTGCACTGAACGTAGCCCTCCTTATGTAAAAGTAAATCAAGAAACGAATGAGTTAAAAGGAATAGATATAGAAATTTTTAAGAATATTTTTAATAAACTAAAAATAGATTATTTAATTGAAGAAATGCCATGGGCAAGATGTGAGTTATTTTTGGAAAATGGAATAATTGATGTTGGAATAAAAGTTTCAAAAACTTTGGAAAGGGAAAAGTTTTTATTTTATCCAGATGTATCTTGGGAATCAGTTTTTGTTTTATTCACAAATCTTGAGACAAAAAAAAATATAAAATAAATTCTTATGATGACTTAAAAAAATATAATTTAACAATTGGTGTTATTCATGAAAACTCATATGATGAAGATTTTTGGAAAGCTTTTCCATGGAGAAACAAAGAATACCAACTGTATCACCCACAGATTGAACCCTCAGTTAATATAGAAAGTAATTTAAAGAAACTGTCAGGAAATAGAATTCAAATATATCCTCAAAACAAAACAATTGGCATTTATACAGCTAAATATCTTAATATTTCTAATATTACTTATTATGATTTTGTTTTATTTAAAAAGAATATTTACAATGTTTTTTCAAAAAAATCTAAATTTAGAAACAGTAAATATAAAAATATAATTGAATTAATGAAAGCCTATAATAAAGAATTAAAAAAATTTAAAAAAACAAAGTCCTTTAAAGAAATTTTAGATTCAGAGACAATTTAAAGATAAGCATAAGAGAATTTTTAAATGTATATTTATGAAGTAAAAGTTTATTTTTTTGATTTTCTAAGTAATAGATTAAATAAAGATGCAATGTAAATGTTTAAAATTGTTAAATACCCGTGACTGAATTCTGGTAATTAATTTTTGCAAAAAATTAATTTTTTTTTATTTTTTATTAATTATCATAAAAAAATTCTATATCATCCTCAATTAATATCGCTGATTTATCATTTAATGTATGATGAAAAATGTTTTTCTCTTTGTAAAAATTAATAATTTTATTTATTCCGAAAGCTTCAGACTGCTCAGATTTAAAATGCGGAACAATGCAAAAAGAAATAAGATTTAATCCATCCCAAATTATTTCATTTGGATACCCATTTGGAATTATATTAGGATCATCTGCGAATTCTAGACCTTTTAATGAAGGTGTAACTACGCAAGCACCAGCACTAAAGCCACCATATATAATTTCTTTATTCTTAAGGAGATCAGGTAGAATTTGATCAAGACCGCTTTCATAAAAGGCTCTTCTTAGTATAAAGGTATTCCCTCCTGTTACCCAAATTAAGCCAAAATTTAATAGTTTTAATTTAAGAGAAACAGGATCTTTTTTAAAATAGTTTCTTAAATCAAGTTCAGTGCAATTTAATCCTAAATTATTTAGAATTAATTTACTTTCATTATAATATTTAGTTCTATTATCACCAAGAAAATCATTAGCATTAAGGATAATGGCGACATTTTTATTTTTAGTTAGCATTTTTGAAAGTTTATGAGCCGAATTGCCAAAATACATTGAAGATAAAAAAAGATTCATATAAAAATCACCTATTTTTTAATTTTTAAAGTTACTAGTTTAGAATTTTTTTTTGAAGGAATAGAAATTTTACCAATTTTCCTGCATTTGCTATTATATTCATAGGAAAAAACAAGTTAATGTATTTTTCTATTCTATAAAATATTGCTTTACTAAACTTTTTAAGTCAATTTCTTAGCTTCCTTTGAAATGCTAATAATGCATAAATATGTTGACTAGAAATATAAGTAATAATAAGCCTGTACCTAGTCTGGCTGAACTGTTAGTTTGTCTATCAATTAAAGTGTCTAACTTTTCTCGGTCCAATTGTTAAAATTCCCCTAAATAAAAGCATTTTACTATGATAAATATTGATAAATATTTGAAATTAATGAACTTAACCAAGTTGACTGCAATTCAGGAGAAGTGCATAGAACCAATCTACAATGCAGAATCTGTTTTTGCCCTAGCCCCAACTGGTTCTGGTAAAACTATGGCGTTTCTCTTACCGCTATTATTAAAATTAGATACTTCGATACGATCGCCACAAGTTATCATTCTGGTTCCTACTAGAGAATTAGGCATGCAAATTGCCAATGTAGCTCAAAATATAGCTAATTGTTTGTTAGAAGCTGAGCAAAAAAATATCTTGATCCGTTCTGTTTTTGGGGGAACCGCAATTTCAGCTCAAATTTTAGAAATGCAAAAAAATCCACATGTTATTATTGCCACCCCTGGAAGAATGATAGATCTATTGCAACGTGAATCTATTGAAACTAACCAGCTTAAAACTTTAATCTTAGATGAAGCTGATATAATGGTTGGTATGGGTTTTGCAGATCAAATTGAAGAAATAGTTAATTACGTACCAAGTCATCTGCAAATTGGTTTTTTCTCAGCGACACAAAATGAAAAAATAACTGAGCTAGAAAAACTATTTTTAAAAAATGTGAAATTTGTCAAAATTGATTTAAGAGAAAAAATAGTTAGCAGTGATAAAAATCTAATTAAACATGAATATTTAGTTACCAAAAAAGATGAAAAAAAAGATAAATTAATTCAAATTTTGTCTTCAGAACATTTTAATAAAGGAATTATCTTTTGTCACACTCGAGAAACCGTGCAAAATTTAGTAACTGAAATGAAGCAACATGGTTTAAATATAGATGGTTTGACAGGTGAGTTGGGGCAAGTTCATAGAAACAGTATCATGCGAAATTTCAAGACTGGAAATTTAAAATTTCTAGTCGCAACAAATATAGCTGCCAGAGGTATTGATGTTTCTTTGCTGCCGATAGTAATTCACTATGATATCCCTTACCAAAATGACGAGTATGTCCATCGTTCAGGAAGAACTGGTAGAGCTGGGCACTCAGGTTTATCCTTAGCACTTTGCGAAGAAAAAAATGTTAATTACTATTTAAATATGATGAAAGAATTACAAATAGAATGTTCAGAATTTAAAAAAGAGAATTTATCTAAAAAAATTCAAAAAGAAGTTTCTAGTAAAGTTGAGAAAGTTAAAAACGACATTAAATTTATTAAAGTTTTTATAAATAAAGGTAAAAAAGAAAAAATTAGACCTGCAGATATAGTGGGCTCACTTATTAAAGAACTTAATTTAGAAAAAGAAGATATTGGAAATATATTTATTTTTGATCATTTTACACATGTTGAAATAAATTCAAAAAAATATTCAGAAAAAAAAGCAATAAAAGTTAAAATAAAAAATATGCTAGCTAGTGTGACAATTGCTAAATAATTATTTAAATATTTTTTCTATTTCTTTATATTCTTTCGTCCCAATAAAATTATCTTCTAAAATTACTTTTCGTAAAAATTCAGGATTATCTTTATCATTTAATATAGAAAGATAACTTGGTAAATAATGAGGATCTTTTAATTCATTATCTGCTGAGCAAATAATATTTTTATTTAATAAATATTGAATACAATGTTCTAACTCTATAGTATCAATACCTGTCGAAGAAATTAAAAAAGATTCCGCAATTGGAGCGTTTTGATTTCGATAATAATTACGAATGGTTCTATAAATTAATATACAATCTAGTATAGATTTAACTGGAGAAAACTTTACTCTGAGTAACTCTTTAAAAAAGATAATTTTTTGTGTTGCAATAGCAAAAGAAGCTCCAATTAAAATGATTATCCAAATAAGTCTGATCCAAACAAAGAAAAGAACAGCTATAATAGCAACAGATCCATAAATATGACTTGAATCAGTTACTAGCGCTCTTTTAGCAAAATATAAATTAACAAATTGAAGGAATTCAAATAAGATATTTGAGATAAACCCTCCAACAAATGCAGCTCTTAAATTAACTCTTTTACTGGGTATTATATAAAAAATAAATGCAAAAAAGATCCATTGGAACGATAATCCTAAGCATACTCTTATAAAGTGTAAAATATAACTATTCAAAAAAGTATTTTCTTGAATGTTTATAAGTTTAAGAAAAGTATCCGATTTGAGTGAAGCGAGAGTGAAAAAGAAAGGAGTAATAGTTAAAAGAAGCCAGCACTTGACTATTCTATTAAACAATTTTGATTTATTTTTAAATTCCATGATTTCATCAATATTATCTTCTATTTTAAGGACTAGTAAGATAACTGTAATTAGAAATGTAGCAAATGAAATTATTCCTAATTCTTTTAATTTAAGATTGCTTATAATTAAATTTAAATACTCAATTATTTCATTTCCTGCACGATTGCCAAAATGTTTTGTAATTGTGGGGGCAATAAATTCATTGATTATTGTATTAAAACCTTGGAAAGCATGGATAAAAGAAAAAAGAATTGCAATTAAAGGAACGATTGATAAAATTGATACATAAGTAAGTTGAGCAGATTTTTCTGAAAATTTTGAATTTTTAAGAATAAAAAAAGATTCACGAATAATAATTTCAAATTTTTTTAACCAGATTTTTTTATTAATAGAAAATATAATTTCTCTATGTTTGGGTCTTACATTGAATTTTTTTATATATCCATTGATTTTATTTAATAACTTTAGAAGCAATTTAAATCTCGCTATAATTTTTATAGAATAGGCAGCTACGTTATTTCTATACTATAAGTAGAAATAATAATTTATATTATCTCTAAGGAAGAAAAAGTTGTAAAGTCATTTAGAACTTTTTTACCTACAATAAGAACAGTTAGAACAGAAGTAGCCATTGATGGATCATTAGTAAATAAAATACCTTCTCGAATTAAGGGCTTTGATTCTTCTGTTAAGATAATTGGAAATCTGTTTTCTGTTTCTTTAATAAATTCATTTAGAGAATTAAATCCTGTATTTTTTAAAATATCTGAAATTCGTAAATGAACCCATACTGCAAAAGCACCTGCTTGAATTCTTTTTGAGATTTCAAGAGCCACCCGCCCCATGGTATATCTAGGGTTAATTTCCGATAAAAATTTCAATCTGTAACCATATTCAGAATTTAAATCTTCATAAAGAAAAGCATCTATCCCAAACGGGCCGTAAAAATTATGTTCGATAAGTTTCTCAGCAACTTTTTGTGAAACAAAGTTCAGTATTTCTTCAATATTGGAAAAATTGGAGTATTTTTTGTATAAAAATTTAGTTACATTTTTGGGCAGATCATCTGTCTTTTTACCTACAATAGTTCCTTTATACTGCCCTCTTACATCAGTAAAAAAACGAGTTAAACCTAAATTAATATATTTACCATCATCGTTTATTTTGGCCTGATAAGATAAATCAACAACTTTATTAAACCAAGGCTCAATAATAATAGATTTTTGTGAGTTTAAAATCTTTAAAATCCAGTTTTCTTCAGCTATTGTTAATTTAGAATTATCAATTCGCAGCATATTTTGTCCAGCACATCCAAGCGGAGCTTTCATAACAACTTTTGAAAATTGACAAGATTGGAGAAAATATATGATAGCATCTAGACATTCTTTTTTTGTTAAACACACTTTTGGATTTAAATTAAACTCAGGTAGAATAGATTGAATTGAAGATAATTCTTTATAAATTTCAGGGTACAATATTGCTGAGAATTTTTTAGAATATAAAAGCATAATTTTATTTTGAAATTCTTCATTACAAAATATATTTTCATGAAAATAATTCTTTTTGATTAATTTATTTTGCCATTTAGAGAAAATAGAAATTGTTTCTGGACTCCATCCCCAAGGATAAAAATGACTAATATATTGATGATTTATAGAATTTTCTGAGTTGGATAATTCTTGAAATTCAGGAATAGGAAATCCACATCTTTGGATTTTTTGGAGAAAACCAACCGATGGCTTGTTTTTAAGAAGAATAATATCATCATTTGCAGCAAGAAATTGGAGTAGTGACGAGCAATCATTTTCTAAATTTGTTACAGATTTATTTGGCGTAAATCCAATTTTTTTCCTTGCAATTTCTTGCTCACTTGCTGGATTAAAGTAAAATAAATTAGGAGGTCTTCCTTTAGAAGAATTAAATATTGATAATTCTTTAATAAATAATTCTGATAAACCAGCTTTTTTTCTTCCAGATATATCGAAAATTATTCCCTTCGCGCGTGCTGGAGTTAATGGAAACTCAAGATTTTTTTGATATTCTGACCAATCAGAATCATCATTTTCTCTCCAGCGGTTAAACCAAGTTACTCCATGCTTAACATGTCCAATTTCTTCTTGATAAACTGTATCTAATATTTGAGCAGTTTTAATATCGTTAACTTTTTCCATCAAAGTTTTATAGAATAACGCATAATCTAAATTAGCCTGTTCAAATGTCATACTCATTTTTACAACGAAATCCATTGGTGACTTCATGTCAGATAAACAATTCCAAAAAAAATTATTGACAGGAATTTCTCCAAATGAAACATTTAGTTCTTTCATTCTTTGTATATATAGTTTCATATGCTTTTGTTCTTCAAGAATTGTATTTGCAATTCCCAAGCGAAAATTTTTTGGAGCTTTTGGAAATTTTAATAAAACTAATGCCATAATTTCCATAGCAAGTAATTCATGATTAGCAAAAAAGTGCAGGACGTAACCTCTTTGTTTTTCTTCAATGAGCTGTTGTTGATTGGGGAAAGGAATTTTTTTATTGATAGGGTAATCTTTGAATTGTAAATCTAAATTTCTACCTGGAGATTTAGGGGTAAGAATTGCATTGTATTCAATTGTATCAGTAAGCAAATTTGGTTCCAAAAGTTTGTCACTCAAAATATCTTTACCAAATAAAATAATCTCAGCAAATTCCTTTAATTCCATAAAATCAATCCTTATAAACAGGCAGATATTGCTTATTCTGGAAAAGATTGCCGATAGTTTACACGACATTAAGAACAAACC is part of the Pigmentibacter ruber genome and encodes:
- a CDS encoding substrate-binding periplasmic protein, translated to MSLPTKFYLRNIFFLIIFLAFPLKVFPSENIKVCTERSPPYVKVNQETNELKGIDIEIFKNIFNKLKIDYLIEEMPWARCELFLENGIIDVGIKVSKTLEREKFLFYPDVSWESVFVLFTNLETKKNIK
- a CDS encoding DUF455 family protein, producing the protein MELKEFAEIILFGKDILSDKLLEPNLLTDTIEYNAILTPKSPGRNLDLQFKDYPINKKIPFPNQQQLIEEKQRGYVLHFFANHELLAMEIMALVLLKFPKAPKNFRLGIANTILEEQKHMKLYIQRMKELNVSFGEIPVNNFFWNCLSDMKSPMDFVVKMSMTFEQANLDYALFYKTLMEKVNDIKTAQILDTVYQEEIGHVKHGVTWFNRWRENDDSDWSEYQKNLEFPLTPARAKGIIFDISGRKKAGLSELFIKELSIFNSSKGRPPNLFYFNPASEQEIARKKIGFTPNKSVTNLENDCSSLLQFLAANDDIILLKNKPSVGFLQKIQRCGFPIPEFQELSNSENSINHQYISHFYPWGWSPETISIFSKWQNKLIKKNYFHENIFCNEEFQNKIMLLYSKKFSAILYPEIYKELSSIQSILPEFNLNPKVCLTKKECLDAIIYFLQSCQFSKVVMKAPLGCAGQNMLRIDNSKLTIAEENWILKILNSQKSIIIEPWFNKVVDLSYQAKINDDGKYINLGLTRFFTDVRGQYKGTIVGKKTDDLPKNVTKFLYKKYSNFSNIEEILNFVSQKVAEKLIEHNFYGPFGIDAFLYEDLNSEYGYRLKFLSEINPRYTMGRVALEISKRIQAGAFAVWVHLRISDILKNTGFNSLNEFIKETENRFPIILTEESKPLIREGILFTNDPSMATSVLTVLIVGKKVLNDFTTFSSLEII
- a CDS encoding YhjD/YihY/BrkB family envelope integrity protein, with amino-acid sequence MLLKLLNKINGYIKKFNVRPKHREIIFSINKKIWLKKFEIIIRESFFILKNSKFSEKSAQLTYVSILSIVPLIAILFSFIHAFQGFNTIINEFIAPTITKHFGNRAGNEIIEYLNLIISNLKLKELGIISFATFLITVILLVLKIEDNIDEIMEFKNKSKLFNRIVKCWLLLTITPFFFTLASLKSDTFLKLINIQENTFLNSYILHFIRVCLGLSFQWIFFAFIFYIIPSKRVNLRAAFVGGFISNILFEFLQFVNLYFAKRALVTDSSHIYGSVAIIAVLFFVWIRLIWIIILIGASFAIATQKIIFFKELLRVKFSPVKSILDCILIYRTIRNYYRNQNAPIAESFLISSTGIDTIELEHCIQYLLNKNIICSADNELKDPHYLPSYLSILNDKDNPEFLRKVILEDNFIGTKEYKEIEKIFK
- a CDS encoding Type 1 glutamine amidotransferase-like domain-containing protein; this encodes MNLFLSSMYFGNSAHKLSKMLTKNKNVAIILNANDFLGDNRTKYYNESKLILNNLGLNCTELDLRNYFKKDPVSLKLKLLNFGLIWVTGGNTFILRRAFYESGLDQILPDLLKNKEIIYGGFSAGACVVTPSLKGLEFADDPNIIPNGYPNEIIWDGLNLISFCIVPHFKSEQSEAFGINKIINFYKEKNIFHHTLNDKSAILIEDDIEFFYDN
- a CDS encoding DEAD/DEAH box helicase is translated as MINIDKYLKLMNLTKLTAIQEKCIEPIYNAESVFALAPTGSGKTMAFLLPLLLKLDTSIRSPQVIILVPTRELGMQIANVAQNIANCLLEAEQKNILIRSVFGGTAISAQILEMQKNPHVIIATPGRMIDLLQRESIETNQLKTLILDEADIMVGMGFADQIEEIVNYVPSHLQIGFFSATQNEKITELEKLFLKNVKFVKIDLREKIVSSDKNLIKHEYLVTKKDEKKDKLIQILSSEHFNKGIIFCHTRETVQNLVTEMKQHGLNIDGLTGELGQVHRNSIMRNFKTGNLKFLVATNIAARGIDVSLLPIVIHYDIPYQNDEYVHRSGRTGRAGHSGLSLALCEEKNVNYYLNMMKELQIECSEFKKENLSKKIQKEVSSKVEKVKNDIKFIKVFINKGKKEKIRPADIVGSLIKELNLEKEDIGNIFIFDHFTHVEINSKKYSEKKAIKVKIKNMLASVTIAK